The Lysobacter panacisoli genome includes a window with the following:
- a CDS encoding glycerophosphodiester phosphodiesterase family protein yields MHTRCRTPERRRRPDRPAACAMLLALFASSAAFADDAAMSAADRHRPSDPPGQHGLIVIAHRGASGYRPEHTLEAYRLAIRQGADFIEPDLVATKDGVLVARHENEISGTTDVASHPEFASRRTTKTIDGVAMTGWFTEDFTLAELKTLRAKERIPAIRPDNTRFDGMYSVPTLVEVIELAKRESRNGRRIGIYPETKHPTYFAREGRRIDGKPIGVSLGAKLVETLVQQRFTDPRRVYIQSFEFENLVELKKKLMPAAGIDLPLVQLYDDFQGATPYDITYNLAHGADLSAVYGGLVQQAGGIDAATRYGAFTSEPVLAWMKANYASGVGPWKGNLLPRQTLQAPVDANGDGKAELAGQGTGLVHPMLAWALKAGLQVHPYTLRAEEVYLAQTPGGVPQSVVAEAVQLYGLGVQGFFIDQPDQGVLAREVFLEINRQRER; encoded by the coding sequence ATGCACACGCGTTGCCGCACGCCCGAACGTCGCCGTCGCCCGGATCGCCCGGCCGCCTGCGCGATGCTGCTGGCGCTGTTCGCCAGTTCCGCCGCTTTCGCCGATGATGCGGCGATGAGCGCCGCCGACCGCCATCGTCCGTCCGATCCGCCGGGCCAGCACGGGCTGATCGTCATCGCCCACCGCGGCGCCAGCGGTTATCGGCCTGAACACACACTCGAGGCATACCGACTGGCGATCCGCCAGGGCGCGGATTTCATCGAACCCGATCTGGTCGCGACGAAGGACGGCGTGCTGGTCGCGCGCCACGAGAACGAAATCTCGGGCACCACCGACGTCGCGTCGCATCCGGAGTTCGCCTCGCGCCGTACGACCAAGACCATCGACGGCGTGGCGATGACGGGCTGGTTCACCGAGGACTTCACGCTCGCCGAGCTGAAGACGCTGCGCGCGAAGGAACGCATCCCGGCGATCCGTCCGGACAACACGCGTTTCGACGGCATGTATTCCGTGCCGACGCTGGTCGAGGTGATCGAGCTGGCCAAGCGCGAAAGCCGCAACGGTCGGCGCATCGGCATCTATCCCGAAACCAAGCACCCGACGTACTTCGCGCGCGAAGGTCGGCGCATCGACGGCAAGCCGATCGGCGTCTCGCTCGGCGCGAAGCTGGTCGAGACGCTGGTGCAACAGCGCTTCACCGATCCGCGCCGCGTGTACATCCAGAGCTTCGAGTTCGAGAACCTGGTCGAGCTGAAGAAGAAGCTGATGCCCGCGGCCGGCATCGATCTGCCGCTGGTGCAGCTGTACGACGACTTCCAGGGCGCGACGCCTTACGACATCACGTACAACCTCGCGCACGGCGCAGACCTGTCGGCGGTGTACGGCGGATTGGTGCAGCAGGCGGGCGGCATCGATGCAGCCACGCGCTACGGTGCGTTCACCAGCGAGCCCGTGCTGGCATGGATGAAGGCCAACTACGCCAGCGGTGTCGGTCCGTGGAAGGGCAACCTGCTGCCGCGGCAGACGCTGCAGGCGCCGGTCGATGCCAATGGCGACGGCAAGGCCGAGCTTGCGGGGCAGGGCACCGGGCTGGTGCATCCGATGCTCGCATGGGCGCTCAAGGCCGGCCTGCAGGTGCATCCGTACACGTTGCGCGCCGAGGAGGTCTATCTCGCGCAGACGCCGGGCGGCGTGCCGCAGTCGGTCGTAGCCGAGGCCGTGCAGTTGTACGGCCTGGGCGTGCAGGGCTTCTTCATCGACCAGCCGGACCAGGGCGTGCTCGCACGCGAGGTGTTCCTCGAGATCAACCGTCAGCGCGAACGCTGA
- a CDS encoding DEAD/DEAH box helicase produces the protein MPLDAFHPAVAAWFARAFPAPTAAQVRAWPAIRSGRNTLVAAPTGSGKTLTAFMTAIDGLVRQGLDNVERHGLFAQSALPDETFVVYVSPLKALSNDIRINLEAPLAGIREELATMGLADVEIRTAVRTGDTPQAERALTRRKPPHILVTTPESLYVLLGSDSGRAMLSTVRTVIVDEIHAVAASKRGSHLALSLERLEALCGHRLTRIGLSATQKPIEEVARYLVGSAAIAADGTPDCEIVDIGYTRQRDLALELPPTPLSAVMSNDQWDQVYARLTELVEQHRTTLVFVNTRRMAERAAHNLAQKLGKEVVAAHHGSLSKELRLDAEQRLKRGELRVLVATASLELGIDIGDVDLVCQLGSPRSIAAFLQRVGRSGHAVGGTPKGRLFPQTRDELVECAALLDSVRRGELDALMLPDAPLDVLSQQIVAEASCREWEEDALYDWVRRAWPYAKLKRKDFDAIVRMLADGFTTRRGIRAGYLHRDAVNRVVRGRKGGRTTALMSGGTIPDTADYSVVVEPESVFIGTVNEDFAIESMAGDIFQLGNASYRILRVEPGKVRVEDAQGAPPSIPFWLGEAPGRTDELSHAVSRLREAVTARLTPLPQTGIDPSVDSREGDDNGLLAHIENSDAFGWLTGELQLTAEAARQVVDYLASTAAALGAMPTQTTLVLERFFDESGGTQLVIHTPYGSRINRAWGLALRKRFCRKFNFELQAAATEDAIILSLSTAHSFPLDEVARYLHSASAQDVLVQALLDAPLFGVRWRWAATTALALPRFVGGKKVPPQLQRMKSEDLLATVFPDQVACAENLVGEREVPDHPLVAQTLHDCLHEAMDVDGWLDLLRAMESGEVQVVARDLSAPSPFAAEVLNARPYAFLDDAPLEERRTQAVQSRRYSDARSADDLGRLDADAIDAVREECWPQVRNADEMHEALMGLGAVTSREVRENGWADWLQRLIKAHRATKLEPPALDRPVGLRSPDGHGLWIAAERLPQIQAIFAGAPLHPPIEAPAEYAAQPWEREDALVELLRSRLTGLGPTPAQVIADDLSLPRGDVDLALLRLQTEGYVMQGRFTPRVAVDEWCERHLLARIHRYTLKRLRREIEPVAPRDFMRFLFDWQRVAPSARVNGPEALAGVLAQLEGFEAPAAAWESELLPARVNDYSISWLDDLCTAGRTLWTRLRAGSGEGANTRGSTPVRATPVVLLPRRDAAVWTRLAPPPASDDALSSRAQKVVDHLAEHGASFFDELVGGAHLLRTELEDALAELVARGRVHCDSYAGLRALLVPASKRPSAHNGRRRRAALFGIEDAGRWALIRRPTTEAARSPEDVEHVARTLLRRYGVVCWRLLEREAQWLPPWRELVRVYHRLEARGEIRGGRFISGLSGEQFALPEAIGLLRQVRQRPHDGAMVTVSAVDPLNLVGTIVSGEKVARIAGSRILFRDGVPLATLVSGEVAILDELPHGEEAAVRRTLLREPERSIAGFIVPVAT, from the coding sequence ATGCCCCTGGACGCCTTCCATCCCGCCGTCGCCGCCTGGTTCGCCCGGGCGTTTCCGGCGCCCACCGCGGCGCAGGTGCGCGCGTGGCCGGCGATCCGCAGCGGACGCAACACGCTGGTCGCCGCGCCGACGGGTTCGGGCAAGACTCTGACGGCGTTCATGACCGCCATCGATGGTCTGGTGCGGCAGGGTCTGGACAACGTTGAGCGACATGGCCTGTTCGCGCAGTCCGCGCTGCCGGACGAAACCTTCGTCGTCTACGTCTCGCCGCTGAAGGCGCTGTCCAACGACATCCGCATCAATCTCGAAGCGCCGCTCGCGGGCATTCGCGAGGAACTGGCGACGATGGGGCTGGCGGACGTGGAGATCCGCACCGCCGTACGCACCGGCGACACGCCGCAGGCCGAGCGTGCGCTTACCCGACGCAAGCCGCCGCACATCCTGGTGACCACGCCGGAATCGTTGTACGTGCTGCTCGGTTCGGATTCCGGCCGGGCGATGCTCTCGACCGTGCGCACGGTGATCGTGGACGAAATCCACGCCGTCGCGGCTAGCAAGCGCGGCAGCCATCTCGCGCTGTCGCTGGAACGACTGGAAGCGCTGTGCGGCCATCGTCTTACCCGCATCGGCTTGTCGGCCACGCAGAAGCCGATCGAGGAAGTCGCGCGCTACCTCGTCGGCAGTGCCGCGATCGCCGCCGACGGCACGCCGGATTGCGAGATCGTCGACATCGGCTACACGCGCCAGCGCGATCTCGCGTTGGAACTGCCGCCGACGCCGCTGAGTGCGGTGATGTCCAACGACCAGTGGGACCAGGTCTATGCACGCCTGACCGAACTGGTCGAACAGCACCGCACCACGCTGGTGTTCGTCAACACGCGGCGCATGGCCGAGCGCGCCGCGCACAACCTCGCGCAGAAGCTGGGCAAGGAGGTGGTGGCTGCACACCACGGCAGCCTGTCGAAGGAACTCCGGCTGGATGCCGAGCAGCGGCTCAAGCGCGGTGAACTACGCGTGCTGGTTGCGACCGCGTCGCTGGAGCTGGGTATCGACATTGGTGACGTCGACCTGGTCTGCCAGCTCGGATCGCCGCGATCGATCGCCGCGTTCCTGCAACGCGTGGGACGTTCCGGTCACGCGGTGGGCGGAACGCCGAAAGGGCGGCTGTTTCCGCAGACGCGCGACGAGCTGGTCGAATGTGCGGCATTGCTCGACAGCGTGCGTCGCGGCGAACTCGACGCGCTGATGCTGCCCGATGCGCCGCTCGACGTGCTCTCGCAGCAGATCGTCGCCGAAGCGTCATGCCGCGAGTGGGAAGAGGACGCGCTCTACGACTGGGTGCGGCGCGCGTGGCCGTACGCGAAGCTCAAGCGCAAGGATTTCGACGCGATCGTGCGCATGCTGGCCGACGGCTTCACCACGCGCCGCGGCATCCGTGCCGGTTACCTGCATCGCGATGCGGTCAACCGCGTCGTGCGTGGGCGCAAGGGTGGGCGCACGACCGCACTGATGTCGGGCGGCACGATTCCGGACACCGCGGACTACTCGGTGGTGGTCGAACCGGAGTCGGTGTTCATCGGCACGGTCAATGAAGATTTCGCCATCGAGAGCATGGCCGGCGACATCTTCCAGCTCGGCAACGCGAGTTACCGCATCCTGCGCGTGGAGCCCGGCAAGGTTCGCGTGGAAGACGCGCAGGGCGCGCCGCCGAGCATCCCGTTCTGGCTCGGCGAAGCGCCGGGTCGCACCGACGAACTCTCGCATGCGGTGTCGCGCCTGCGCGAGGCCGTAACGGCGCGCTTGACACCGTTACCGCAGACCGGCATCGATCCGTCGGTCGATAGCCGGGAAGGAGACGACAACGGGCTGCTCGCGCACATCGAGAACAGCGATGCATTCGGCTGGCTCACCGGCGAACTGCAGCTGACCGCCGAAGCCGCGCGCCAGGTCGTCGACTACCTCGCCAGCACCGCCGCCGCACTGGGCGCGATGCCCACGCAGACGACGCTGGTGCTGGAGCGCTTCTTCGACGAATCCGGCGGCACCCAGCTGGTGATCCACACCCCGTACGGCAGCCGCATCAATCGCGCGTGGGGGCTGGCGCTGCGCAAGCGCTTCTGCCGAAAGTTCAACTTCGAGCTGCAGGCCGCGGCCACCGAGGACGCGATCATCCTGTCGCTCTCGACCGCGCACAGCTTCCCGCTCGATGAAGTCGCGCGCTATCTGCATTCGGCTTCGGCACAGGACGTGCTGGTGCAGGCGCTGCTCGATGCGCCGCTGTTCGGCGTGCGCTGGCGCTGGGCCGCGACGACCGCGCTCGCGCTGCCGCGCTTCGTCGGCGGCAAGAAGGTTCCACCGCAGTTGCAGCGAATGAAGTCGGAAGACCTGCTGGCGACGGTATTCCCCGATCAGGTGGCGTGTGCGGAGAACCTTGTCGGCGAGCGCGAAGTGCCCGACCACCCGTTGGTCGCGCAGACGCTGCACGACTGTCTGCACGAAGCGATGGACGTGGACGGCTGGCTCGACCTGCTGCGCGCGATGGAATCGGGCGAGGTGCAGGTGGTCGCGCGTGATCTCAGCGCGCCGTCACCGTTCGCGGCGGAAGTGCTGAACGCGCGCCCCTACGCCTTCCTCGACGACGCGCCATTGGAAGAACGCCGTACGCAGGCGGTGCAGTCGCGCCGCTACAGCGATGCACGCAGTGCCGACGATCTCGGTCGCCTCGACGCCGACGCCATCGACGCGGTGCGCGAGGAATGCTGGCCGCAGGTGCGCAACGCCGACGAGATGCATGAGGCGCTGATGGGCCTGGGCGCGGTGACTTCGCGAGAAGTGCGCGAGAACGGCTGGGCCGACTGGCTGCAGCGGCTGATCAAGGCGCATCGTGCGACGAAACTGGAACCGCCCGCGCTGGATCGCCCGGTCGGCCTGCGCAGCCCCGACGGCCACGGTTTGTGGATCGCGGCCGAACGCCTGCCGCAGATCCAGGCGATCTTTGCCGGCGCACCGCTGCATCCGCCGATCGAAGCGCCCGCCGAGTACGCCGCGCAACCGTGGGAACGCGAGGACGCGTTGGTGGAGCTGTTGCGGTCGCGCCTGACGGGTCTCGGCCCGACGCCGGCGCAGGTCATCGCCGATGATCTGTCGCTGCCGCGCGGCGACGTCGACCTCGCCTTGTTGCGCCTGCAGACCGAAGGCTACGTGATGCAGGGACGCTTCACGCCCCGCGTCGCGGTGGATGAGTGGTGCGAACGTCATCTTCTCGCGCGCATCCACCGTTACACGCTCAAGCGCCTGCGTCGCGAGATCGAACCGGTCGCACCGCGCGACTTCATGCGTTTCCTGTTCGACTGGCAGCGCGTCGCGCCGTCCGCGCGCGTGAATGGCCCGGAGGCACTGGCGGGCGTGCTCGCGCAGCTGGAAGGTTTCGAAGCACCGGCCGCGGCGTGGGAATCCGAACTGCTACCGGCGCGCGTCAACGACTATTCGATCTCGTGGCTGGACGACCTGTGCACCGCGGGCCGCACGTTGTGGACGCGCCTGCGCGCCGGCAGCGGCGAGGGCGCCAACACGCGCGGCAGCACGCCGGTGCGGGCCACGCCGGTGGTGCTGCTGCCTCGCCGCGACGCCGCGGTATGGACGCGCCTCGCACCGCCGCCGGCCTCCGATGACGCCTTGTCGTCGCGTGCGCAGAAGGTGGTCGATCATCTCGCCGAACACGGCGCGTCCTTCTTCGACGAACTCGTCGGCGGCGCGCACCTGCTGCGCACCGAACTGGAGGACGCGCTGGCCGAACTGGTCGCGCGCGGCCGCGTGCACTGCGACAGTTATGCCGGACTGCGTGCGTTGCTGGTGCCCGCGTCGAAGCGTCCGAGCGCGCACAACGGACGACGTCGCCGTGCCGCGTTGTTCGGCATCGAGGATGCCGGACGCTGGGCGCTGATCCGTCGTCCCACGACGGAGGCCGCACGTTCGCCGGAGGATGTCGAGCATGTCGCGCGCACGCTGCTGCGACGCTATGGCGTGGTGTGCTGGCGCCTGCTCGAACGCGAGGCGCAATGGCTGCCGCCGTGGCGCGAACTGGTGCGCGTGTACCACCGGCTCGAAGCGCGTGGCGAAATCCGCGGCGGCCGTTTCATCTCCGGCCTGTCGGGCGAGCAGTTCGCATTGCCCGAGGCGATCGGCCTGCTGCGCCAGGTGCGCCAGCGCCCGCACGACGGCGCGATGGTGACGGTCTCGGCGGTCGATCCGCTCAACCTGGTCGGCACCATCGTCAGCGGCGAGAAGGTCGCGCGCATCGCCGGTTCGCGCATCCTGTTCCGAGATGGCGTGCCGCTGGCGACGCTGGTGTCGGGCGAGGTCGCGATCCTCGACGAACTGCCGCACGGAGAGGAAGCCGCGGTGCGTCGCACGCTGCTGCGCGAGCCGGAGCGCTCGATAGCCGGCTTCATCGTGCCAGTCGCTACGTAG
- a CDS encoding NAD-dependent protein deacetylase, whose protein sequence is MSAIANPVVQVSAGERLRDWLAPLRRVFVLTGAGASTESGIPDYRDADGQWKRSPPVTYQAFTGDARVNARYWARSFIGWPRIAQAQPNAVHRALATWEPAGRLSALLTQNVDGLHQRAGSREVIDLHGRLDGVVCLGCGEHSARADLQERLTSMNPDWAGLDARTAPDGDADLDGHDFTTFRVAACVQCGGMLKPDVVFFGENVPRVRSQQAFAALQASDALLVIGSSLMVYSGFRFARMASEAGLPVAILNRGRTRADELAQLKIEADAGETLQVALA, encoded by the coding sequence ATGTCCGCGATCGCCAACCCCGTCGTTCAGGTTTCCGCTGGCGAGCGCCTGCGTGATTGGCTGGCGCCGCTGCGGCGGGTGTTCGTGCTGACCGGGGCCGGTGCCAGCACGGAGTCCGGCATCCCCGACTATCGCGACGCCGACGGCCAATGGAAGCGCAGCCCACCCGTGACCTACCAGGCCTTCACCGGCGATGCACGGGTCAACGCACGCTACTGGGCGCGCAGCTTCATCGGCTGGCCGCGCATCGCGCAGGCGCAGCCGAATGCGGTGCATCGCGCGCTCGCCACGTGGGAGCCGGCCGGACGCCTGTCCGCCCTGCTCACCCAGAACGTGGACGGGCTGCACCAGCGCGCCGGCAGTCGCGAAGTGATCGACCTGCACGGACGCCTGGACGGTGTCGTCTGCCTGGGCTGCGGCGAGCATTCCGCGCGCGCGGACCTTCAGGAACGGTTGACGTCGATGAATCCCGACTGGGCCGGGCTCGACGCGCGCACTGCGCCGGACGGCGATGCCGACCTCGACGGACACGACTTCACCACGTTCCGCGTGGCGGCCTGCGTGCAGTGCGGCGGCATGCTCAAGCCCGACGTGGTGTTCTTCGGCGAGAACGTGCCGCGTGTCCGCTCGCAGCAGGCCTTCGCGGCGCTGCAGGCGTCGGACGCGCTGCTCGTGATCGGTTCGTCGCTGATGGTGTATTCGGGATTCCGTTTCGCGCGCATGGCCAGCGAGGCGGGCCTGCCGGTGGCGATCCTCAACCGCGGCCGCACGCGCGCGGACGAACTGGCGCAGTTGAAGATCGAAGCCGACGCGGGTGAAACGTTGCAGGTCGCGCTGGCCTGA
- a CDS encoding DUF1801 domain-containing protein: MADTTSREPAKKPTKKAVKTIASKAAKQVATKAATPAKRAAAKTATPKLLSGGNPQIPKGYGEAPIRAYIAAMPGWKRDIGERIDALVTHAVPGVHKAIKWNSPMYGMEDDVWFLSLHCFDRYIKVAFFRGASLRPVPPEASKTKETRYLHIHQDEPFDEARFTDWVKQASRLPGERM; this comes from the coding sequence ATGGCGGACACGACGTCCCGGGAACCGGCGAAGAAGCCGACGAAGAAGGCCGTGAAGACGATCGCGAGCAAGGCCGCGAAGCAGGTCGCCACGAAGGCCGCCACACCAGCCAAGCGCGCCGCCGCCAAAACCGCGACACCGAAACTGCTCTCCGGCGGCAATCCGCAGATCCCCAAGGGCTACGGCGAGGCGCCGATCCGGGCCTATATCGCCGCGATGCCCGGCTGGAAGCGCGACATCGGCGAACGCATCGACGCACTCGTGACCCACGCCGTCCCCGGCGTGCACAAGGCGATCAAGTGGAACTCGCCGATGTACGGAATGGAGGACGACGTCTGGTTCCTGAGCCTCCACTGCTTCGACCGCTACATCAAGGTGGCATTCTTCCGTGGCGCCTCGCTGCGGCCGGTGCCGCCCGAGGCATCGAAGACGAAGGAAACGCGTTACCTCCACATCCACCAGGACGAACCGTTCGACGAAGCACGCTTCACCGATTGGGTGAAGCAGGCGAGCCGGCTGCCCGGCGAACGGATGTGA
- a CDS encoding DUF1801 domain-containing protein: protein MEKKQNGAKDATTDDASQRIDERIAGLEDWRGKALAQIRKIIRDADPDVVEEWKWSVPVWSHDGILCTGEVYKAAVKMTFAKGASLDDPSGLFNSSLDGNTRRAIDVREGDKLDEKALKALIRAAVALNTSKQAKPAAARARKKT, encoded by the coding sequence ATGGAAAAGAAGCAGAACGGTGCGAAGGACGCGACGACCGATGACGCCTCGCAGCGGATCGACGAACGCATCGCCGGGCTGGAGGACTGGCGCGGCAAGGCGCTCGCGCAGATCCGCAAGATCATCCGCGATGCCGATCCCGACGTGGTCGAGGAGTGGAAATGGAGCGTGCCGGTGTGGTCCCACGACGGCATCCTCTGCACTGGCGAGGTTTACAAGGCCGCGGTGAAGATGACCTTCGCCAAGGGCGCGTCGCTGGACGATCCTTCGGGCCTGTTCAATTCCAGCCTCGACGGCAACACGCGTCGCGCGATCGACGTGCGCGAGGGCGACAAGCTCGACGAGAAGGCGCTGAAGGCGTTGATCCGCGCGGCGGTGGCGCTCAATACTTCGAAACAAGCCAAGCCTGCCGCGGCGCGCGCGCGCAAGAAGACCTGA
- a CDS encoding helix-turn-helix transcriptional regulator, producing the protein MSTPSDRPPPRVRQDPELLRRLLRAKDRMDAASHEDWPVHRLAKVSNVSEAHFARSFKDAFGVPPHRYLLTRRIERAKALLRDTEQPILDIALQTGWNSLGTFGRTFRDITGESPGELRAREQAAQHELRRVPHCFVSAAQRPGLTTAVSEKRRREADATKDAPIKSEAT; encoded by the coding sequence ATGAGCACGCCCTCCGACAGGCCACCACCGCGCGTCCGCCAGGATCCGGAACTGCTGCGGCGCCTGCTGCGCGCGAAGGACCGCATGGACGCGGCCTCGCACGAGGACTGGCCGGTGCACCGGCTGGCGAAGGTCAGCAACGTCTCCGAAGCGCACTTCGCACGTTCGTTCAAGGACGCCTTCGGCGTGCCGCCGCACCGTTACCTGCTCACGCGCCGGATCGAACGCGCCAAGGCGCTGCTGCGCGACACCGAGCAACCGATCCTCGACATCGCGCTGCAGACCGGATGGAACAGCCTGGGCACGTTCGGCCGCACGTTCCGCGACATCACCGGCGAAAGCCCCGGCGAGTTGCGCGCCCGCGAGCAGGCGGCGCAGCACGAACTGCGACGCGTGCCGCACTGCTTCGTCAGCGCCGCGCAGCGGCCCGGACTCACCACCGCAGTTTCGGAGAAGCGACGTCGCGAGGCCGATGCTACAAAAGACGCCCCAATCAAATCGGAGGCGACATGA
- a CDS encoding VOC family protein has protein sequence MSQGIGVVGLYVRDQDESLDFYVGKLGFRVHTDARNGDYRWLTVQHPDQPSFQLGLFKPQAPVLDDATAQSVREIVAKGAMPPLVLNVDDCRASYDRLRALGVEFTQPPEARYGNVDANFRDPSGNGWKMIESRRN, from the coding sequence ATGAGCCAAGGTATCGGAGTAGTCGGGCTGTACGTTCGCGATCAGGACGAGTCCCTCGATTTCTACGTCGGCAAGCTAGGATTCCGCGTGCATACCGACGCGCGCAATGGCGACTACCGCTGGCTGACGGTGCAGCATCCCGACCAGCCCTCGTTCCAGCTCGGCCTGTTCAAGCCGCAGGCGCCGGTGCTCGATGACGCGACCGCGCAGAGCGTGCGCGAGATCGTCGCCAAGGGCGCGATGCCGCCGCTGGTGCTCAACGTCGACGACTGCCGCGCGTCCTACGACCGCCTGCGCGCGCTCGGCGTGGAGTTCACCCAGCCGCCCGAGGCGCGCTACGGCAACGTCGACGCCAATTTTCGCGACCCTTCCGGCAACGGCTGGAAGATGATCGAGTCCCGGCGCAACTGA
- a CDS encoding amino acid permease, with protein sequence MQTWLRRKNIDQVTEHEEGRRLIPTLSWPHLIALGIGAIVGTGIYTLIGVGANLAGPAVLLSFLVAGIVCACAALAYAEMATMMPAAGSAYTYSYIVLGEAIAWVVGWSLILEYSLVVSTVAVGWSGYAVGFLKGLGVDLPLALTAGPHAGGVVNLPAVAIVFVVAGLLMAGTRESATLNAVLVVLKVIALAVFVAIALPHFDAANTQPFMPFGFAKEMGADGVERGVMAAAAIIFFAFYGFDAISTAAEETKNPGRDLSIGIVGSMVGCTLIYMIVALAAVGAMSYTVFGNSPEPLALILRELGQGKAATVIAAAAVIALPTVLLAFLYGQSRIFFVMSRDGLLPRGLSKVNARTGTPVATTVFTAILVAALAGVARLDEIAALANAGTLAAFIAVAACLLVLRKRDPNRTRLFRTPLAWVVGPIAILGCLYLFWSLPRTTQLWFLVWNVLGVIVYVLYSRRASLLARGKEA encoded by the coding sequence ATGCAGACATGGCTCCGGCGCAAGAACATCGATCAGGTCACCGAGCATGAGGAAGGGCGTCGCCTCATCCCCACGCTGAGCTGGCCACACCTGATCGCGCTGGGCATCGGCGCCATCGTCGGCACCGGCATCTACACCCTGATCGGCGTCGGCGCGAACCTCGCCGGCCCGGCGGTGCTGCTGTCGTTCCTGGTCGCGGGCATCGTCTGCGCCTGCGCGGCGCTGGCCTACGCCGAGATGGCAACGATGATGCCGGCTGCGGGCAGCGCCTACACCTACAGCTACATCGTGCTGGGCGAGGCGATCGCCTGGGTGGTGGGCTGGAGCCTGATCCTCGAATACTCGCTGGTGGTGAGCACGGTCGCGGTCGGCTGGTCCGGCTATGCGGTGGGCTTCCTCAAGGGGCTCGGCGTCGACCTGCCGTTGGCGCTGACCGCAGGACCGCATGCAGGCGGCGTGGTCAACCTGCCGGCGGTGGCGATCGTGTTCGTCGTCGCGGGCCTGCTGATGGCTGGCACGCGCGAGAGCGCCACGCTCAATGCGGTGCTGGTGGTGCTGAAGGTCATCGCGCTGGCGGTGTTCGTGGCGATCGCGCTGCCGCATTTCGATGCCGCAAACACCCAGCCGTTCATGCCGTTCGGCTTCGCCAAGGAAATGGGCGCGGACGGCGTCGAGCGCGGCGTCATGGCCGCGGCGGCGATCATCTTCTTCGCGTTCTACGGATTCGACGCGATCTCCACCGCCGCGGAGGAGACCAAGAACCCCGGCCGCGACCTGTCCATCGGCATCGTCGGCTCGATGGTCGGCTGCACGCTGATCTACATGATCGTGGCGCTGGCCGCGGTTGGTGCGATGAGCTACACCGTGTTCGGCAACAGTCCCGAGCCGCTGGCGCTGATCCTGCGCGAACTGGGGCAGGGCAAGGCTGCCACCGTGATCGCAGCGGCGGCGGTGATCGCGCTGCCGACCGTGCTGCTGGCGTTCCTGTACGGCCAGAGCCGCATCTTCTTCGTGATGTCGCGCGACGGCCTGCTGCCGCGCGGCCTGTCGAAGGTCAACGCGCGCACCGGCACGCCGGTCGCGACCACCGTGTTCACCGCGATCCTCGTCGCGGCTTTGGCCGGCGTGGCGCGTCTGGACGAGATAGCGGCGCTCGCGAACGCCGGTACGCTGGCCGCCTTCATCGCGGTCGCGGCCTGCCTCCTGGTCCTGCGCAAGCGCGATCCGAACCGCACGCGCCTGTTCCGCACACCGCTGGCGTGGGTGGTCGGCCCGATCGCGATCCTCGGCTGCCTGTACCTGTTCTGGAGCCTGCCGCGCACCACGCAGCTGTGGTTCCTCGTGTGGAACGTGCTGGGCGTGATCGTCTACGTGCTCTACAGCCGCCGCGCGAGCCTGCTCGCACGCGGCAAGGAAGCCTGA
- a CDS encoding OmpA family protein, with protein MNTCKKSAIALVLTAFALGSIGCTQHVSRDVSDAGQVVGEVTFPSLDHLVLKEGTFPTREALSQIAPGVTKDQLYALIGRPHFREGFGHVTEWDYLFHFRAGSQVTTCQYKVVFDEHEKGQSFHWLPESCLAPAAAAARRPQEPASEKRFTLSADALFSFGSSSLGDRQSTQDELASIAQELAAANAPRVQVIGHTDRIGDEHSNDVLSQRRANTVREFLVRNGVPAEAIVAVGKGEREPVSHCAASLSRTDLVACLQPDRRVEIIVEGSR; from the coding sequence ATGAACACCTGCAAGAAATCCGCAATCGCCCTCGTGTTGACGGCATTCGCGCTCGGTAGCATCGGCTGCACGCAACATGTCAGCCGCGATGTTTCCGACGCGGGCCAGGTCGTGGGCGAAGTGACCTTCCCCTCGTTGGACCACCTCGTCCTCAAGGAAGGCACGTTCCCCACGCGCGAAGCGCTGAGCCAGATCGCTCCCGGCGTCACCAAGGACCAGCTGTACGCCCTTATCGGCCGCCCGCATTTCCGCGAGGGTTTCGGTCATGTGACCGAGTGGGACTACCTGTTCCACTTCCGCGCCGGTTCTCAGGTCACGACCTGCCAGTACAAGGTGGTCTTCGACGAACACGAGAAGGGACAGAGCTTCCATTGGCTGCCCGAATCGTGTCTTGCACCTGCGGCGGCCGCGGCGCGCAGGCCGCAGGAGCCGGCAAGCGAGAAGCGCTTCACGCTGTCGGCCGACGCGCTGTTTTCCTTTGGCAGTTCCTCGCTCGGCGACAGGCAGTCCACGCAGGACGAACTGGCATCGATCGCACAGGAGCTCGCTGCCGCCAATGCACCGCGTGTCCAGGTGATCGGGCACACCGACCGTATCGGCGACGAGCACAGCAACGACGTGTTGTCGCAGCGTCGTGCCAACACCGTGCGCGAGTTCCTCGTGCGTAACGGCGTGCCGGCTGAAGCGATCGTCGCGGTCGGCAAGGGCGAGCGGGAACCGGTATCGCACTGCGCCGCCTCGCTCTCGCGGACGGATCTGGTCGCCTGCCTGCAGCCGGACCGTCGAGTCGAGATCATCGTCGAGGGATCGCGCTGA